In Gadus macrocephalus chromosome 11, ASM3116895v1, a single genomic region encodes these proteins:
- the srrd gene encoding SRR1-like protein, producing the protein MSEKAEEWQVARRRKGTPRRSKAPQVSLTPQHQGCCQDEFNTNKTILRIRETMSELRCEDFWLDWKKRLLSRSATAAAPSPDGGAPELPVDQQEEGSVGTTAPGLECVCYGLGSFSSCVSARYQLAMMLLLLEALEIPPRLCWVFDPVFSAGEKEVLRELDLSVLTENEEGKRLTKRPTIFYLMHCGKALYNNLLWRNWERETLPLLTIIGNSFSGIQERTVERELRRDYLFLHQAVALCEERPLPCPPRLLDVFNDTALITFPPGRLSQLPQCTWAEAAEPRYEHCPDLEIIRREEEEEELRRRRRS; encoded by the exons ATGAGTGAGAAGGCAGAGGAGTGGCAGgtggcccggaggaggaagggaaCCCCGCGGAGGTCCAAGGCGCCACAGGTGAGCCTGACCCCCCAGCATCAGGGATGTTGTCAGGATGAGTTCAACACCAACAAAACCATTCTGCGGATAAGAGAAACCAT GTCTGAGTTGAGATGTGAAGACTTTTGGCTTGATTGGAAAA AGCGGTTGTTGTCGAGGTCAGCGACCGCCGCAGCACCTTCACCAGATGGTGGCGCCCCTGAGCTACCTGTGGACCAGCAGGAGGAAGGCAGCGTTGGCACGACAGCTCCCGGGCTGGAGTGTGTCTGCTACGGCCTgggttccttctcctcctgcgtCTCAGCGCGCTACCAGCTGGccatgatgctgctgctgcttgaggcTCTGGAG ATCCCCCCTCGGCTGTGCTGGGTGTTTGATCCCGTGTTCTCggcaggagagaaggaggtgctCCGAGAACTGGATCTCTCGGTTCTCACCGAGAACGAG GAGGGGAAGCGATTGACGAAGAGGCCGACCATCTTCTATCTGATGCATTGTGGGAAAGCGCTTTACAACAACCTGCTGTGGAGGAACTGGGAGAGAGAAACGTTACCTCTGCTGACCATCATAGGGAACAGCTTCTCTGGCATCCAGGAGAG GACGGTGGAGCGGGAGCTGCGGCGGGActacctcttcctccaccaggCGGTGGCGCTGTGCGAGGAGCGTCCGCTGCCCTGCCCGCCACGCCTGCTGGACGTCTTCAACGACACGGCGCTCATCACCTTCCCCCCCGGCCGCCTCAGCCagctcccacaatgcacctggGCCGAGGCCGCCGAGCCGCGGTACGAACACTGCCCCGACCTGGAGATCAtacggagggaggaggaggaggaggagctgaggaggaggaggaggagctga